The window TGGCTTTTATGTTAgggctaattactaatctagcctATTTGAAGGGGTCTATTAATATATTTGACCCACTTTGCTTctatctcaccaaattagacactttcatccattttggacaagaatacccttatttcaatttACCTTCTTCCTCAGACTCTCAACGTCTTCTTCGTCATCTCAAACTGACGAAAGCAGCATTACCGccaagtctagagagagaaatgacGGTGGTTTATATAGAGAGAAATAATAGATTATAAAGCTCCATTATGaaaatggtatcgtttcaatttcctccatTTTGTTGCATTTGTTACGAAATTTATCGTATTTCGTCATAATtgcgacaacagttgtcgcatttgtgtcAAAATTTGTCACATCTACGATAAAATTACTCATGTCGCAGCTGTGACAGCGCAGATGCAACAACTGTTGTCGTATTTGTGACAAAATGCGATAAAttttgtcacaaatgcgacgaaaatgaaggaaaatggaggaaattgaaacaataCCATTTTCTTTCAcataattcttcttcttcaccgctaaaaaataaaaaacgcgtCTGAATCCTCCATATAATCAACCATTGAAACAACCGtagaatcaagaaataaacTCAACCATGGCAACTTCGTCCAAGGAAACTCAGATCAACATCAGCCGGAGGTGGAGGAACGCAAATGAACGGCAAGAAATTTATCAGCAGCAGCTGTATCTAGTTTATTTTCCAGTGGAGAAGCCGAGTAATAATCCTGTAGACCCTtcagttgaagaagaagaagaagaagaactaggggtatatttgtccaaaaaggatgaaagtgtctaatttagtGAAATAGGAGCAAAGTGAGTCAAATATGTTAATAGACTCCTGCAGTTGGTCTAGATTTATAATTTGCCctttatgttatgttttgaagtttagtggtcatactatgaaaataaataaagttcaCTAGTTATGGGTAGGACTGTAAACGAGGCGGGGCGAGGATTGCATTAACCATCCCCGACCACTAGCTATCGGGGATTTTCTGTCCCCGTCCTCGAATTACAAATGGAAAAAATTTGGCTACCATCCCCGCCCCGCGGGGAATCTCAGTCCCCGCGAGGAATCCTCATCCCcgtttaagtttttaaattttttactttttctcgTAAAACATTAATTTgtagtatataatttttttaagtcaTAAACTACTATTTCAGGGATATATAAGATCATAAACTACTAGACATAGAAAATtaactaaacaattataaacaaagattcaaagcataaaataaaaataagtccaaaataaattaataatatatatatttttctatattcgGGTATTTAGTCGGGGATCCGTTCGGATTCCCATTGGGAACATTCGGAGATGGGGATGGAGACGGTGATGGGGATGAGACACTTATAACCATCTCCGCCCCATCTACGACTGTTGGGAACAATATACAAACCATCCCCGCCCCATGGGGATCCCAAACAGGGATTTCCCACCCCATCGGGTCTCCAATGGGGATGGAGAATCCCCAACTAATTGACAGCCCTAACTTTGGGTGTAGTTTACCCTTCAATTTTACACAGTAAAATTTCGAGCAATAtaagattttaaaaaaaaaaaagcatccaAGTCAttgatcctttttttttttgttacatttaatctttgatgataaaaaaaaagtcaaattcTGAACATAAAACTCGATTAGTAAAGTGTTATTCATTTCACATGTATAATATGGCTTTTGAAATATGCATTTTAAATAGTTCGCAAGCAGTTTTTGATATGTGTAATATACATACGGACAAACTATAAAAACTTTATTACAAAGTGTAAAGAATATAATTTGAGATgaaattaatacttttttttttacaattttgacaattaagattaaaaatgaaaaaacaaaaaaaaaaagtctttcATAATGATATAGTTACTTATATTAGGTGTAGGtttatttccattttttttaaatttctttaatcttttaattctgacaaaaaaaaagtttggtaaaaattcgaaacaactgtttttaataaaaaaaaatcaattaatatttattatctattaGTAACAGTAAATagctaacagcaacaacaaacatgTAAATCAAAAGGGCCCTAGAACCCAATAAAAGACGATGCTCATTTTTAATCCAAAAGAAATAGGAGAAAGCCcatataatttttgaaatacattacaataattttagattttattttctctatttcacttgtttaaaatataattttgtaattatatGAAATGTGGAAAAAACAATCAAatgaaaataattatattttagaaaataaatatgtcagaattttttaattaatagaggaaaaaaatatattttaagtgTAGAAGATTATTTCTTACATTTGTTTCACATCTAACacttattttgtaaaaatatcaCTCTTTCCCAAATTTTAGGACTTTTTTTCTTAAACAAAGGTTAAATCTGGTCAAATgctaataaaatttaaaatttaatggtTGTTTTAGGGCTTTGGttagtctaaaaattaaaaatttataatatactACGAACTCTAAAAACTAATTTGATTCTCGCTTTCTAAATTCCATCTCTATCTATTTTGTCATCTACACTGGTATAACTAGCAATTGTCGTCTATACAGAAGCACGCCAGCAACAATGTCATTTACGACCTATAAGTCTGTTTTCTTCAACAACTAGCATCAAGTAGAGCTCGACCATGACAAGTATAGgaattttatttttgtcttaTATGTATTTGTTCTATACATTTACGATAAATTTGGTTAAAGCTCGATTCAGTCAAAGCTCAATCAAAACTCGGTTCGAGATGGCTTGACTCGAGACATTAATGAGTCAATATCAAATCTATCCAAACTCGTCCTCTGTTCGATTCGTTAACACCCTATTTACTTCTAGTATAGCTTATTATTCATAGTCTTAAGTAAATAATAATAGTAAGTAACTTACCCCAATATAAAAGTCTTTGAGAAGCAAAGCATAAGTTCCCCAAACACATCCattgaggaagaggaagaaagagaggaagaatGGCATGTACTCTACACTCTTTGTCTTTATCACTAATCTCTGTTACACACAAATAAGATAGAGCAAACatggaataaattcagtgagcGTTTGTTTTCGATTTTCAAAACTGTTTTTTGCCTTTTAAGTCTAAACAGTAAAAGAAAAAGCGTTTAATAAAAATTCGAAACAGCCgctttttacagaaaaatcAACTAGTATCTGCTACCTATcagcaaacagctaacaacagcAGTAAACAACAAACAGGAGCAGGTGAAATAAACGGACGCTTAATAAAATTTAGGGCTTATTTTACAGGAGTAactctattttattttcttttaataaaatgataaaatttacaTTTGATTTCAGTAAAATTCATCTGAAATATTGACGTAACATAAacatttgattatatatatatatatatatatatatatatatatatatatatatatatatatatatataaaattattttatggaACTTTATGtacttttaataaaattaagaaattttGATTTCAATATACTTATTATTTTAGTCAATTTATGTATAGATCGAATGTCAAACCGGATATATAGTTGAATTATGGATCACTTGGTTTaactaaaaaatccaaattgatCAAACCGAATAAcataacatatatataattataaattagatATACATCACTTGAAAAATAGAATTATTTTGTCCAACCATATAACCTAATAAGCTTTATAGATTCATGATCATTGTTTTTCAGTCAGATTATATCAATTTCATCATCAAACTATtattattccaaaaaaaaaatattattatttcggtagaaataaaaaaaaacaatgaattATAAAAGTAATGCAACTTAAAATCCAATTTTTTAAAgtaatgtttttatttttaactttttttaattcatttaaaaaaataaaaaaaaaaggtcacATCGGATCTTGGGTTGACCACAGTTTTTATCAAGTTATTGAAAATTAACACACCCACCGTGATCCAGACCGAAAACCTGGCCGGTTCGAGTGTGACAACATTAAAAACTCATTAGAAACTCGGTTAGCACAGAAGACAGTTGATTATGTGCTAATTAAATGTCATGTTTGACTTTCATAGTTGAAGTGGGCAGTCACGCGTTGCAGGTAAGACgcacataaaatgaagaaactaTATTCTTATGTGATATGACGCTTAGTTGACATATCGTCAACTGTTTTATGGTCACATCAATATTCCATTGTCACAAATTGTTAAAACGACTcactaaaattaaataataaaaaattatgaaatagaTCTCAAAAGTTCAGTGATcatcgataaaatagggtaaattttaaataaaacctctgtggtttcactaattttcaattaaaggattgtggtttactttttgtcaaaatgaggattgaggttttcaagtttagcaaaataaggattttttcgattgatactattaaaatcacccttgacgacttcaaaaatgacatattttaagaactactaatattctaagcaactttaattctttaacttttttattttgagatcatttagatgAAATTTGgtaaaaagagagaaagttaatgtttagagagagaaagttccaaaaaagatgattttcgaaaatcgaaaatgtagttccatagaaaatatgacattgaacaactttaattcttgaaaattttcattttaaggtcgttaaatatagttttaatagcattaatccaagtgtgaaacctcaatcctcgttttgataaaaagtaaaccacagtcctttatctgaaaattagtgaaaccacagggtttttatttgaaatttaccttataaaatataattaagaatttaaaaaaatatatattttgtaatttatacgGTGACTGGCCAGATCACGTGAAAATTACCGCTCAAACTTCAGTAATCATCGATatagttaaaataaaaaaagcaataattattttgtagttaattaaataaaatgaagaTGAATATGAATATATAATACCATGGCTGATAGAGGAGCTGCATACATAGCAATGGTAAATGCAGAACAGAGGAGCCCAACAACGGTAAGCCTCAAATGACGTCCATGTATAGCAAAAAGAGTTACTGCTATCACTAACCCAACAAAACCCACATTTAATAGCCCCACAAGCTTTGCTGTTCTAATCTGAAAATTATTAGTAATATATAACAATcagtttaataataataaaaaaaatatatataaagtttttttaaaatcattCCAATCAATATAAAAAATCACTGAAATAATGATGTGACAAACACggtaaattattagaagcatcaAGTTCttcatgtcaaatggaggaccttccatatatattttgacaCATGTAATATGGACTCACGCATATTATAAGATGTCTCACTATTTTAAttaggcttaataggcacccaaccgcctaaacttgtaacttttttttcacctagccccctcaacttaggggacaacctctcaaccccatcaactctccaaaaacatcacatacagccccttacactcctatgttcggtcaaaatattgacccgtgtagaaaacgcgcttgactgttgaccacacaaatgtcatgtgtcattttttattaaatttttccattgagacccctgctcggcgagcaagcccatttgtgctaggcgagcaactaccagagatggatttcgatcagaattcttatgccagaatggaaaaatttaataaaaaattgacacgtgacattggtgtggtcaacagtcaagcacattttctacacgggtcaatattttgaccgaacatatggatgtaaggggctgtatatgatgtttttggagagttgaagggttgagaggttgtcccctaagttgagggggtcaggtaaaaaaaagttacaagtttagggggctgggtgcctattaagccttttaattattatgtggggtcacaatacacgtgtccaaatgtgaattaggGGTCCTCCAAGTGATATGGAAGACCGGGTACTTAATATAAAAACTCGACAAACACATATATATTGCAGCCATGTGTATATTACTTACAATTTCAAACACTTaaattaagtaaataaaaagTATAATGTTTATGGTTTAATATATACATAGCCCCCtgaatttgtctttttttttttaccctctCAATTTAAGAGACAATTTATTGACCCCTTAAACTTTCAAAAAACCATCCAATTTACCCATTCTCTCCGACGTGGCGCTGACCTGGAAAAATACAAAGCTGCAATAATCCAAGCGCCATGTCGGAGAGAAGAAGTAAATTGAGTGGCTTTTTGGAAGTTTAAAGGGTCAATAGGTTGTCTCTTAAgtttagggggtaaaatgaaaaaaaataacaagttcagggggctgcgTATGTATTAAGTTTACTTTTTTTACTAGCATGTAGAGTAAGAATCGGCCATGTGATTGTCATATGtgatttttttagggtaaatttcaaataaacccATATGGTTTCACTAAtattcagataaaggactgtggtttactttttgtcaaaacgatgattgaggtttcgcacttttaagaAAACAATGACattttggattaatgctattaaaaccatctttaacaacctgaaaatgaaaattttcaagaattaaagttgttcaatgtcatatttgctatggaactacattttcgattttcgaaaatcatattttttggaactttctctctctaaacattaactttatctctctttaccaaacattatctaaataatctcaaaataaaaaagttgaaggattaaagttgcttagaatattagtagttcttaaaatatatcatttttaaagtcgtcaagggtgattttaatagtatcaatcgaaaaagtccttattttgctaaagttgaaaacatcagtccttactttgaaaaaaagtaaatcacattcctttatctgaaaattagtaaaaccatatgggttttatttgaaatttaccctttttttttaactaaagtCATTTTCAATATGTAAAATGACATATTGACCTTAAAGtagtttaaagtgatatacgtTTCAACTTATCCAAATCGCTACTTGCACTATCATGCGTGATTTTTAAAGGACTAATAATGTCACTTTGAAcaattttaagggtaaattacatatatggttttcaacttttatcattttttacattttggtgtataatcttcaattttgcacataaaattgtacaaccttttggtgatctcacactaaagtgtacagccagTAATTATAACTGGTCAACGCGAAGTCACCATGTCAGTAATTTGACCTCCTTTAAAGTCAAATTTGCTGACGTGGTGCATTGACCGATCAACTTTTGACTTTTAGTTAGGTCAAATTGCTGACGTAACGTGTTGACTTCAAGTTGATCAGTCATAATTATCGGTTGTGCATTTTAGTAGGAAGTCAcaaaaaaaatttgtataaaaataaaagttatacACCAAATTGTAAAATATGACAAAGGTTGTATATCAAGTATTAGACCTGGCAAttttcgtgttcgtgtcgtgttcgtATCGTGTCAGGTTTCGGGTTCATGTCAACACCTgaaacacgaacacgacacgaaaaCTTTTCGTGTCACAAAATCAGAACACGAACACGACCTGCTCTTGACACGGTAAACACGACACGACACGAATTTTTTACACAACCAATTAAATTGACACGACTTGACCTCCTAACACGACCTAACATGTTCAACACGCCTGTCTAACACGAATACACCTGGCAATTTTCGTGTTCGTGTCATGTCAGGTTTTGGGTTCGTGTTATAAGGGTATATTTGTAATTAAATTTCAGATCagtttcgtgttttcgggttgacatgaacacgacacgaaaattaacgtgtcatttcgtgcggtgtcataaaaccctaaacactaacactaaaaaaagcgtgtcgtgttcgtgtcgtgtgtCGCTTTGCCTGGTCTATCAAGTAGTTTACCCTAATTTTAAGGGGTtacttaattatttttaaagttGAAGATGTCCTTAGACTTTTTCAAATAAGTTCTTggactactttttttttttttttttttttttgaaaattgggTTAATTATATAAGAGGAAAATAGATTAATAaagaaacaataaaaataaaataaaatgaccTTTTTATCCTTAGGAGCATAGATGATAAAGAGAGTAAGATAGACGGACTGGAAGACGACACCTGTCCCATTAATGGTGAGGATAAGTAAACCATCAGGATTAAGAATTCCATAAAAACTCCACAGACTTGTGCTCAATAATGTTGTAATATAGGGATCAACTTTGTAATTCTCCGTTGATTTCTTCTTCACCACTCCACAAAATGTCTTTCTGTCAAGTTTATTTTCAACAGAAAAATCAGTTAATATTCTGTTATTcacattaaaaaattatattttcaatagtttaaaaatatatattttgtcttttcaaaaaaaaatatattttttgttttttctaaaaaaaatatatttttttatatatttggaattgtaaaaatatatgattttacACACAAGTGAAACGAATAATGTTCTTTAACGAATTTAGCAAACATGAGGATTAATGCGACAAAAAAAAACGAGAAATATGAtgtgttaaaataaaaaatttcaaaatgttttttttcattaatatatatatatatatatatatatatatatatcggatTGGAACATAAACATTCAACTCAAACTTAGTATGATCCGGATTCAAActttaaaatcaaattttaaattCAATCCGCATAAGTTTAACTTAAcaaaaattacatttatataaataaataaaaaatattattaatctcTCCTCCTTTTAATTAAcctaatttaataatttaatatcaaTAGGATCGTTCCAAACctggtaaaaaaattaaaaaaattaattaattattaaataattagtCTTTTTTTAAGATTAAATAATTAGtcttaaaaaagtaatttttgtaattttttttggtagaaaaggaaagaaaaaacaaacaaacaagacagctcaacccgggatcagtctagaaAAACTGACTCCACAGCATCCTCCAATATcaaggaagaaatgaagtaatttttgtaattaattttttttaattaatgaatttttgaaagaaaacaaTCTATATATGGACAGCTTAAAATCTTAAATTTTACCCAAAGAAAAATCTTAATTAttcttaattaataattacCCACCAAAATCTATCTTTTTCCACAATGTCCATTCTTATAAATCTTAAATTTTACACAagagttttaaaaaaatcataattatccctaattaataatTACCCATCAAAATCTATCTTTTTCCACAATGTCCATTCTTGTAAACCTTAAAGAGTTTCAAAAAAATCATAATCATTCCTAATTAATAATTACCCATCAAAATCTATCTTTTTCCACCAATTTCCCTTCTTGTAAATCTTAAATTTTACCAaagaattttgaaaaaaaaatcataattatcCCTAATAATTAACAATTACCCACCAAAATCTATCCTCTTCCACAAATTTTGCATATCATATGATTCatgattttttcttttaaatcatTAAATTAGAGTAAAGAAAATGCTAACTAATTggattcaagaagaagaaaacaaaataaattaaaaactcaATTTTCATGTTTCTTATTACTTACATGGGGGAAATAAAAACCAGTAGAGAAATGAGATTACCTGcaattatacaaattaaaaatacaattaTTAATCGCCCAAAAACttcttttaaaaaagaaaataatagaaaggaaaagaaattaaaataaataattactaACCAATAATGCCAATTACAAAGGTGAGCAACAGATTGTCCTCCATGGATGGATCCTACTAGAACTGGGTTTTTAGTAGAGAGAGCTACAGGAAAAATTGCATGTGAATTTAGGtagaaaaattcaaaattaaagtaTAGGAGATGTGAATAAAATGTGTGGCTGCAAATTATAAGAAAGATAAGtaaccaaaaaaagaaaaaggaaaagataaaggGTTTTTTggcatacaaaaaaaaaaaattgttttaccTAAAATTAAATGCACTATGTATTTATCTGCCAAAATCAAATTGATTACGTTTTCATTCATTTATAGGGAATCTGATTTTGATATGAGAAAAGATGAGTGAGAGCCCACctcaaaaaaaatttgaaaaaaatttacaaattgaaaagaagagagagagccGACCTCAAATGAGAGTGATTGGGAATAAGAATGAagttacaaaaaaataaaagagcCGACCTAAAATGATAGTGATTTCAAATTTGAGAGTGAAGGTTTACATGGCGCATATAAACGAATATAGATACGGGTTATTGGGTTAGTTTTTGTAACGTGGAAATTTGTAGAGTTGATCGTAGCAGACATGAAAACCATGATTTTCATGTTACTGGTCATGAATCAACTACGCGGAGGTTAATAGGGAGAAGACATGATCGATTGGGGTAGGAATGATTTGCAGAACGTTGAGACTGAGGAGAGAAACgtttcaaagaggaggagaaAGAGGCTATTGAACACTCTCTCTAATAAGCTAGATTAGGGTTTCTCCTCTTTTTAGGTTACGGGTTGTGGCTATCTATTTATGTAGCCACCAACTGGGCCTTAACCACAGTTGCCCATTTGGTCTTGAGTGAGTGACGTCGAGGTAGAAGGTCTGAACAAGGAGCGACAGGATGACGATGGGTGTAGGAATGAATTGAATCtcacatcgaaaatggagagagTGTGACtagggcttattagtaaggtgtgTATTCAATATATGCAAACACATTTTAAAGCTATGAGACTGAAGGTCTTTGATTTAGGTCAAAGAggataatatctacatggtattgggtcaaattgttacaattggtattagagttgactctccacgtacgatgcgAATCAGTCGGAAGTTGATGGGCCTGTAACGATCCGGTCCGATGTGGGTGGTGTCGGGGTAGAGGTCTGAGTAAGGAGCGACCTAAGGGGTGGCAATGGGGGTAGGAAGGAAATGAATCtcacatcgaaaatggagagagtgattgaggcttattagtaaggtaTGTATTCAGTACATGCAGACGCATTTTAAAGTTGTGAGCCCCAATATGTTGGATTTGGCCAAAGTGaataatatctacatggtattgggtcAGGTTGTTATACATTTAACATATATCCAAATCATTTCTGCTATGGATAGATTATATATGATCCTATCAAATATTTCCAACATCTCTCACTCACATGTGACATAACATATTCCTTATCACTTCTCATTTCCATTCATACTTGCAAATAGCTCGTGTGACCGACATGCACTCAAGAGCTCTAACGTGATACACTCGTTGGAGATATATAGATGCTCAATGGACATGTATCAAATCTATAATTATACGATCGTTTGAGATATATAGCCTTTTGATTGCACATGGATCGTTACAGGTTGTATGTTTTATCCCAGATTCCATCTATGTAATAAATTGATCTCATTacaattttctattttcatAAATATGCACACATGTATAACTTTCATGACGGTGAAATATAGATAC is drawn from Euphorbia lathyris chromosome 9, ddEupLath1.1, whole genome shotgun sequence and contains these coding sequences:
- the LOC136206906 gene encoding bidirectional sugar transporter SWEET16-like, which translates into the protein MEDNLLLTFVIGIIGNLISLLVFISPIKTFCGVVKKKSTENYKVDPYITTLLSTSLWSFYGILNPDGLLILTINGTGVVFQSVYLTLFIIYAPKDKKIRTAKLVGLLNVGFVGLVIAVTLFAIHGRHLRLTVVGLLCSAFTIAMYAAPLSAMRLVIKTKSVEYMPFFLSFFLFLNGCVWGTYALLLKDFYIGVPNAVGFILGSTQLILYAIYRNKSSSTTESMDEEMHSPSFNKNNNNKIEKDEEKEGGSIDDHDGKNRNLTQIKSLPNPSVDRQTSLKNIIKTVSLNACDLQSANWFNSLNDVRNGKI